The Chitinispirillales bacterium ANBcel5 genome window below encodes:
- a CDS encoding YCF48-related protein, which translates to FATNEYMNYLLRTTDGGVSWDRVHLPDSFATINNVHFYDSDTGWITGTTQNWERYIIQTTDGGAAWEPLFLDSNMSIITTIAFPTTQTGFFGTREDYHFGLTRDGGHTWEVESYFYGYEELFFLDENIGWMAGVYVGGGTVRKTTDGAVTWQDRVRRFENGERFPYIYSIFFIDEHRGWIGGSNGTIAVSTDGGDTWSVQYEETRGSGVDAIHFVNDKVGWGVGWGGAVYFTQNGGDDWERKDFGTTSDLYDIQFVGPNHGWIVGNRGILYRTTNNGGYPQPVSATRTPQRVAPSQLSLNAVSGKPGSVELRYSLSKPGRVTIDLYDLRGKRVEQVLNKPRGAGGDHTVRFSGGSGFYVAEIRVEHNGGVISAVERVLVR; encoded by the coding sequence TTTGCCACTAACGAGTATATGAATTACCTTCTGCGCACTACAGACGGTGGCGTTTCCTGGGATCGTGTCCATCTGCCCGATTCTTTTGCCACCATCAATAATGTCCATTTTTATGATTCTGATACGGGATGGATCACTGGAACTACCCAAAATTGGGAACGGTATATTATCCAGACCACCGATGGTGGAGCAGCATGGGAACCTCTGTTTCTGGATTCAAACATGTCGATTATCACTACGATCGCCTTTCCCACTACCCAAACCGGTTTTTTCGGTACCAGGGAAGACTACCATTTCGGACTAACCCGGGATGGTGGTCATACCTGGGAGGTTGAATCTTATTTTTACGGATATGAGGAGTTGTTTTTTCTCGACGAAAATATCGGATGGATGGCAGGTGTGTATGTAGGAGGGGGTACTGTGCGTAAGACCACCGATGGTGCAGTAACGTGGCAGGACCGTGTAAGGAGATTTGAAAACGGAGAAAGATTTCCCTATATATATTCAATTTTTTTCATCGATGAGCACCGCGGATGGATCGGTGGTTCCAATGGCACAATAGCTGTAAGCACCGATGGCGGAGATACCTGGTCTGTTCAGTATGAAGAAACCAGGGGCTCAGGTGTAGATGCGATACATTTTGTAAACGATAAAGTTGGTTGGGGGGTAGGATGGGGCGGTGCAGTTTATTTTACCCAAAACGGTGGCGATGATTGGGAGAGAAAGGATTTCGGGACAACGAGTGATCTTTATGATATTCAGTTTGTGGGACCAAATCATGGGTGGATAGTAGGAAACCGCGGCATCCTTTACCGCACCACAAACAATGGTGGCTATCCCCAACCGGTATCGGCAACCCGTACACCTCAGCGGGTCGCACCGTCTCAGCTCTCCTTAAATGCCGTATCGGGCAAACCCGGTAGTGTTGAGCTACGCTATAGCCTCTCAAAGCCCGGTAGAGTAACCATAGACCTGTATGATCTCCGTGGGAAACGCGTTGAGCAAGTGCTTAACAAACCCCGGGGCGCCGGCGGAGACCATACTGTGCGATTCAGTGGTGGAAGCGGCTTTTATGTGGCAGAGATACGGGTAGAGCATAACGGTGGAGTGATAAGTGCGGTTGAGAGAGTGTTGGTACGGTAG
- a CDS encoding amidohydrolase family protein, with protein MNTVYFARYIYLDNEQILHNGAITVNGNRIVDVGPRSTVKRTRDDRMVNLGDMLLLPGLINMHTHLEECASRGIEKLPEETFASYTNKRNSRIKQTPKESLPSMMRLCVREMIADGTTCIVDSSRTGLSKEVLKDESIRSWVIKELHEDCSIRSPNVLNSLTNDAGNSSLCTLGAGPHALYSLSEPAQKEIIDFTQKNNCLWATHLAESSEELQAFCEHAGDLYFHQTRKREWPFKKTKHGSVHYAINSKLIPHGGVCFHCNYINGEQLSYLSSEQVALVLCFRYNQMMGHKSFPLEVALNRGATICLGTEGVAAAGEMSLFDELYAIKTQHPHLDVKEMLRWVTVNPARALNMSDTLGSISPGKFADIVGVHFAVDTTETMLEELLIEEPEVRFVLVNGEEVIVT; from the coding sequence ATGAACACAGTATATTTTGCACGGTATATCTATCTGGATAATGAACAGATCCTCCATAACGGGGCCATTACGGTAAATGGAAACAGAATCGTTGATGTAGGACCGCGGAGCACAGTAAAACGCACCAGAGATGACAGGATGGTTAATCTGGGGGATATGCTTCTGTTGCCAGGTCTAATCAACATGCATACCCACCTGGAAGAGTGTGCTTCAAGGGGGATCGAAAAACTCCCCGAAGAAACGTTTGCATCATATACCAATAAACGAAACTCAAGGATCAAACAGACCCCCAAAGAGTCATTGCCTTCTATGATGCGCCTGTGTGTGCGGGAGATGATTGCTGATGGAACAACCTGTATTGTTGATTCCAGCCGCACCGGCCTCTCAAAAGAGGTGCTCAAAGATGAATCTATCCGCTCATGGGTAATAAAGGAACTCCATGAGGATTGTAGCATACGCTCACCAAATGTGCTAAATTCGCTAACAAACGATGCAGGAAACAGCAGTCTCTGTACCCTGGGAGCGGGTCCCCATGCCCTTTATTCCCTCAGCGAACCGGCACAAAAAGAGATCATCGATTTTACCCAAAAGAACAACTGTCTCTGGGCAACCCACCTGGCAGAGAGCTCCGAAGAGCTTCAGGCTTTCTGTGAGCACGCGGGTGATCTCTATTTTCACCAAACGCGTAAAAGAGAGTGGCCGTTTAAGAAAACAAAGCACGGTTCCGTTCACTATGCCATAAACTCAAAGCTCATCCCACACGGTGGAGTATGTTTCCACTGTAACTACATAAACGGAGAACAGCTCTCCTATTTAAGTTCAGAGCAAGTCGCTTTAGTTCTCTGTTTTCGGTATAACCAGATGATGGGCCATAAAAGTTTTCCGCTTGAAGTAGCGCTCAACAGAGGCGCGACTATTTGCCTTGGCACTGAAGGGGTTGCGGCTGCCGGAGAGATGAGTCTCTTTGATGAGCTCTACGCTATAAAGACTCAACACCCGCATTTGGATGTTAAGGAGATGCTGCGATGGGTTACTGTGAACCCTGCCCGGGCCCTTAATATGTCCGATACCCTTGGAAGCATCAGCCCGGGAAAATTTGCCGATATTGTAGGGGTACACTTTGCGGTGGATACTACAGAAACGATGCTTGAAGAACTGTTGATCGAAGAGCCTGAGGTCAGATTCGTTTTAGTGAACGGAGAAGAGGTAATTGTTACCTAA
- the yajC gene encoding preprotein translocase subunit YajC produces the protein MNKYLLHASGVVFLFSSAVFAQETEPSPGGSFLIMMIPILLIVYFLMIRPEQKKQKARQAMLQNVKKGDKVLTVGGIVGVITNVKDSTLMIKIGDNTVVEMTKTAVSSVLNGDGTEKKL, from the coding sequence ATGAATAAATATCTTTTGCATGCTTCAGGGGTAGTCTTCCTTTTTAGTAGCGCTGTTTTTGCTCAGGAAACCGAACCGAGTCCGGGTGGTAGTTTTCTGATCATGATGATCCCTATTCTATTAATTGTTTATTTTCTGATGATTCGCCCTGAGCAGAAAAAACAAAAAGCTCGTCAGGCAATGCTTCAGAACGTCAAAAAGGGCGACAAGGTGCTTACTGTAGGCGGTATCGTTGGTGTGATTACCAACGTCAAAGACTCTACTCTTATGATAAAAATTGGTGACAATACCGTGGTAGAGATGACAAAAACCGCCGTCTCATCCGTACTTAATGGAGACGGAACAGAAAAAAAACTCTGA
- a CDS encoding SpoIID/LytB domain-containing protein → MLSCSSPLLVPDPDRAGHKEEAEPLKDEDTAERRVEIRDVDFARAFDEHYDSSCVEKTDTAVSDSKIQALKDKQVHSFRYPPLRLNKRPVRILLRSDVSRSVVYSPSRTAIVSSSEPLYFRGRLELKASNDTETIAATVNNQTKVLSLPCTLKIKSEVQAIDVEEDSYRGALILVSKKKGTFSIVNLVDVEDYLRGVVPKEMGSLPESDIEALKSQAVAARTYSYQRMAANENNFFDMHRTVADQVYGGANVEFRTTDLAVRMTKDLVLSYNNTLVHAYYHSTCGGRTANVEDIWGHNPYPYLKSVVDTDSRGKSWCSISRYYTWEESWSTRQLSNTLSQFSSEGRLAHPYSGSVRDIRVNERFSCGRIKECSIRSTVGEYSVGGDRIRFLMRRNTQSRGILRSSRFEIKSLDRNRVQIAGSGFGHGIGMCQMGAIGRSRAGQSFEQILKAYYTGVQIRTAVSFSPHSVAEGH, encoded by the coding sequence TTGCTCAGCTGTAGTTCACCGCTTCTTGTACCAGATCCTGACAGGGCTGGTCACAAGGAGGAGGCTGAACCGCTTAAGGATGAGGATACTGCTGAGCGGCGTGTTGAAATCAGGGATGTTGATTTTGCGCGGGCTTTTGATGAGCACTATGACAGTAGCTGTGTTGAAAAAACGGACACGGCTGTTTCAGACTCAAAAATTCAAGCGCTTAAAGACAAACAGGTGCACTCCTTTCGCTACCCACCCCTGCGGCTCAACAAAAGGCCGGTGAGGATTTTACTTCGCTCGGACGTGAGCAGATCCGTTGTGTATTCCCCTTCAAGAACTGCCATTGTGTCTTCATCTGAACCTCTCTATTTTAGAGGGAGGCTTGAGCTTAAAGCGTCAAATGATACAGAAACAATTGCTGCTACGGTAAATAATCAAACAAAAGTGCTCTCCCTACCCTGTACATTGAAAATTAAAAGTGAAGTGCAGGCTATCGATGTGGAAGAGGACAGTTACCGGGGAGCATTGATTTTAGTCTCAAAGAAAAAGGGTACCTTTTCCATCGTGAATCTGGTTGATGTGGAGGATTACTTACGGGGTGTTGTTCCCAAAGAGATGGGCAGTTTGCCTGAAAGTGATATTGAAGCATTAAAGAGCCAGGCTGTTGCGGCACGCACCTATTCCTATCAGAGAATGGCAGCTAATGAGAATAACTTCTTCGATATGCACAGAACTGTCGCAGACCAGGTGTATGGGGGGGCCAATGTGGAGTTTCGCACCACTGATCTGGCTGTCAGGATGACAAAGGATCTTGTCTTATCCTATAACAACACTCTTGTGCATGCCTATTATCATTCCACCTGCGGGGGGAGAACGGCAAATGTGGAAGATATCTGGGGGCACAATCCCTATCCCTACCTAAAATCTGTTGTGGACACTGATTCTCGGGGAAAATCCTGGTGCAGCATATCCAGATACTATACCTGGGAGGAGAGCTGGAGTACAAGGCAGCTTTCAAACACGCTCAGCCAATTTTCCAGTGAAGGGCGTCTCGCGCACCCCTACTCAGGTTCTGTTCGGGATATAAGAGTCAACGAGCGTTTTTCCTGTGGAAGGATAAAAGAGTGTTCCATTCGTTCAACGGTAGGTGAGTACTCGGTTGGTGGTGACCGGATACGGTTTTTGATGCGAAGAAACACACAAAGCAGGGGTATTTTACGCAGTTCACGTTTTGAAATCAAGAGTCTGGATAGAAACAGAGTGCAGATAGCGGGTTCGGGGTTTGGTCATGGAATCGGAATGTGTCAGATGGGGGCGATTGGAAGATCGAGGGCCGGACAAAGTTTTGAACAGATCTTAAAGGCGTACTATACCGGCGTTCAGATACGTACTGCAGTTAGTTTTTCCCCACACTCTGTAGCGGAAGGTCATTAG
- the def gene encoding peptide deformylase — protein sequence MRYYGDPVLRKQAKTVEKFDSKLQAFIDELIETMRSEDGVGLAAPQVGESIRVVVIDASGGEMEPYVLVNPQIVQFSEEKEDYDEGCLSIPGVTLSVNRPSKITVKACNGSGEEYTIEDAEGLLARALQHEIDHLNGILFIDHVSPLQRSLISGKLKKISKAKRDKSETI from the coding sequence ATGCGTTATTACGGTGATCCTGTTTTAAGGAAACAAGCTAAAACAGTTGAAAAATTTGATTCTAAATTGCAAGCTTTCATTGATGAATTAATAGAAACGATGCGTAGTGAAGATGGTGTTGGTCTTGCGGCACCTCAGGTTGGTGAATCTATAAGAGTGGTTGTGATCGATGCTTCGGGGGGGGAGATGGAACCCTATGTTCTGGTTAACCCCCAGATAGTTCAATTCTCTGAGGAGAAGGAGGATTACGATGAGGGGTGTCTTAGTATACCGGGAGTTACCCTGAGTGTTAATCGTCCTTCAAAAATTACAGTAAAGGCCTGTAATGGTTCGGGGGAAGAGTACACTATTGAGGATGCAGAGGGGCTTTTGGCTCGTGCTCTTCAGCATGAAATAGATCATCTGAACGGTATTCTCTTTATAGATCATGTTTCACCTCTTCAGCGCAGTCTTATCAGTGGGAAATTGAAAAAAATCTCCAAGGCCAAGCGTGACAAGTCAGAAACCATTTAG